The following nucleotide sequence is from Roseofilum capinflatum BLCC-M114.
CTTTCATGCTGGTATCTAACCAATATTTAATCAGTTGAATCCCCGAATCGACAATCATATGTTCAAACGTGGGGGTATATTGCAAAAATCTCTGGTACTCTTCATCGGTGCAAAATCCCATCACCCGCTCAACACCGGCCCGGTTGTACCAACTGCGATCGAAAATAACGACCTCTCCGGCTGCGGGAAAATGCTGAATATAGCGCTGGAAATACAACTGAGTCTTTTCCCTTTCTGAAGGAGTCGGCAGGGCAACGACGCGGAACACCCTAGGGCTAACGCGATCGACAATGCGCTTAATCATGCCGCCTTTTCCGGCTGCATCTCGACCTTCAAAGACCACAATAATCCTCAATCCCTTGGCTTGTACCCAATATTGCAACTTAACTAATTCGGCATGAAGCTTAGTTAATTCAGATTCATATGTTTCCTTGGAGAGTTTACCGGGTTTTTTTTCGCTCGCTTTCTTCTTTTTTCCCATGCATCTGCCCATTTTAACTGACTATACTAGCCTATCATCGCTAGGAGGGTGGGCAGAAGGGGAAAAGGGACTGCCAACTTCACAAAGTTTTGTAACAATAGAAGGTGTTCCCTTATTTCAGAATTGCTCTATGTTTCTATTTGGATTAGGCAAGAAAGCCACCCTCCCCACTGCTGAAGAAGCTTTACCGGGGCGTAAAGTCTCCATGCCTGTACCCGAAAAACACTTCGTCAATGGCAATCCTCTGCAACCGCCCTACCCAGAGGGCATGGAAATGGCGATGTTTGGCTTAGGTTGTTTTTGGGGAGCAGAGCGCTGTTTCTGGAAACAACCGGGAGTGTTTAGCACGGCTGTAGGGTATGCGGGGGGATATACTCCTAACGCCAACTACCAGGAAGTCTGCACCGGTCGAACGGGTCATAATGAAGTGGTGCGGGTGGTGTTTGACCCCCAACAAACAAGTTATGAAACCCTGCTGAAAGTCTTCTGGGAAAGTCATGACCCCACCCAAGGAATGCGCCAAGGGAATGATGTGGGAACCCAATACCGTTCTGGCATTTATGTCTATTCTGAGCCTCAGAAGGAACTGGCACAAAAATCCCGCCAAGTCTACCAAGAAGAGCTGAAGAAGGCGGGATATGGGGAAATTACTACGGAAATTATTGATGCGCCTGAGTTTTATTACGCTGAGGACTATCACCAACAGTATCTAGCCAAAAATCCTGGTGGGTATTGTGGCTTAGGTGGAACGAAGGTGGCTTGTCCAGGGGTAACGACGGTTTCTTAAATATCCTTTGTTAAATCCCCTTGAGGATCATTGCCAGCAAAAATTAGGATTGATTGTAGGGGTGTTTCATGTCGCGTTGGCGTAGCCTGCGCGGAGCGCATAGCGAAACGGACTGAAAGCCCCTACTGGACTGGCAACCCTAAAATGGTGAGTTACGGCGGATTGATAGATTGCTGTCAGAGTCTAGGTTTTAGCCGCCTAACCCACCCTACGCTAAGGCACTATTTTAGCTGTGTCACGGCACTGTAGGTCGTTTTTCTGGCCTAACTCTTGCCGATGAATTTCTGATAGCTCTCGGTCAACTCTTCTACGGCTAAGTTATAAAATTCTTTGCCATGTTCTGGGGTGGCTAGGGCGGGGTTTGACCCCATGCGACCATCGGGATAGTGGCGACGGAATTCGGCGGGGGTGGTGATGGGGTGACCTTTGCCAACTTCTGGAGAGAGGGGGGCGGTTTTAATGGAGTCGGGATAAACGTACTGGGTGAGGGCGACTTCGCTGGGGGTAGCGTGAGACCCTTCTTGATCGCCGTACAATTCTTGGGCGTGTTTATAGACGCTGCGACACATAAACCAGTTGGCTAAATGGCAGGTGACTTTTCCTTCGGGGTCGATGTTGAGGTGGGCTAGGTGGGTATAGAGTTCAGAAAAGGCGGCTTTCATGGGGGAAATATTGCCCCCGTGACCGTTAATAAAGAAGAATTTGGTAAATCCGGCTTGGGCTAAGTAGGTGAGATAGTCTTTGATCACTAAAATTAGGGTGGAGGGCTGGAGGCTCATGGTTCCGGGGAAGGCGGTATGATGGAGGGCCATACCGACGTTGATGGTGGGGCCAACTAGAGCTTGGGTTTTTTGGCCGACTCCTTTGGCGATCGCCTCGGCACAAATGGCATCTGTACCAATTAACCCGGTTGGCCCGTGTTGTTCGGTGGAGCCAATGGGCAAAATTAAGCCTGTAGAGTGTTCAAGGTAGCGTTCGACTTCTGGCCAGGTGCTGAGATGGAGCAACATAAGACTAACAGGGAAGAGAGCATCCTCTAGGGTAGCAAACTCTCTAGGTTCCGGGAAGGCGATCGCGATCGGTCACCGAAAAAATTTGTACAATTTACGAAATTCGATCCAATTCTATGGTTCTATCGTTAAAATAAGCGATAACATTTGAAAAGCCCAACTCTAAAGCCACATATAACATAGCCAATTATGCTACATCGCAAGATCTATCAACTCTGCTCCGAGGGTCGTGAAGTCTGGATTTTCTTGCGAGACCAGCAACGCTGGATAGAATGCGCTCGCGTTCTAGAAATCGAAGGAGATTTAGTCACGATTCGCTATGAAACCGAAGAGGAGGATGAGATCTGTGCTTGGGAAGAAATGGTTCGCCTAGAAAGCATTGGTGCAGTGACCCAAAAGCTCTCAAATTGTCCCAAGGGCAATAGTGAACTGCTGGTCTCAGATGAGTGTCCAGAAGCCGAGCAAATTCGCCAGCACCCAGAATCGAATCCGGATTAACCCAAGCTCTAACCCTAGCGATCGCCCCTTGGGCCAATACGCTATCATTCACAACTGAAAACCTTAAATCATAACCCCAAGACTATGGATGTTAAATTGATTCTAGTCATTCTGACTGCCCTGTTTACAGTCACTACCTTATTTTTCGGAACCAAAAACGGGTTCTACGACTCCGACAACTACCACGGTAACGGTTCTGCCCATTAATCCTCTGTAGGGTGGGCAGGGCAAGCCGTGTAGAATTTGAATAGTATCGCCGATT
It contains:
- a CDS encoding DUF6679 family protein; amino-acid sequence: MLHRKIYQLCSEGREVWIFLRDQQRWIECARVLEIEGDLVTIRYETEEEDEICAWEEMVRLESIGAVTQKLSNCPKGNSELLVSDECPEAEQIRQHPESNPD
- the ppk2 gene encoding polyphosphate kinase 2, with the protein product MGKKKKASEKKPGKLSKETYESELTKLHAELVKLQYWVQAKGLRIIVVFEGRDAAGKGGMIKRIVDRVSPRVFRVVALPTPSEREKTQLYFQRYIQHFPAAGEVVIFDRSWYNRAGVERVMGFCTDEEYQRFLQYTPTFEHMIVDSGIQLIKYWLDTSMKEQEHRFQDRIHDMRKVWKLSPMDVQSYQRWYEYSHARDKMLKATDTDLAPWYIVPADHKKRARLNCISHFLSLIPYEELPIQPVKLGKRDLKHQYDDHLSLKDRRVIPQKF
- a CDS encoding creatininase family protein, producing the protein MLLHLSTWPEVERYLEHSTGLILPIGSTEQHGPTGLIGTDAICAEAIAKGVGQKTQALVGPTINVGMALHHTAFPGTMSLQPSTLILVIKDYLTYLAQAGFTKFFFINGHGGNISPMKAAFSELYTHLAHLNIDPEGKVTCHLANWFMCRSVYKHAQELYGDQEGSHATPSEVALTQYVYPDSIKTAPLSPEVGKGHPITTPAEFRRHYPDGRMGSNPALATPEHGKEFYNLAVEELTESYQKFIGKS
- the msrA gene encoding peptide-methionine (S)-S-oxide reductase MsrA, with amino-acid sequence MFLFGLGKKATLPTAEEALPGRKVSMPVPEKHFVNGNPLQPPYPEGMEMAMFGLGCFWGAERCFWKQPGVFSTAVGYAGGYTPNANYQEVCTGRTGHNEVVRVVFDPQQTSYETLLKVFWESHDPTQGMRQGNDVGTQYRSGIYVYSEPQKELAQKSRQVYQEELKKAGYGEITTEIIDAPEFYYAEDYHQQYLAKNPGGYCGLGGTKVACPGVTTVS